A part of Desulfovibrio sp. TomC genomic DNA contains:
- a CDS encoding chemotaxis protein CheC translates to MTAAISLEARMDLLSECVNIGLGRAAEALNRMCDSHVKLSAPEIRIMSRPTLTAATAGRCPSLCEGVFLPFVGPMMGMTALAFAYGDAAKLTSGLTAAMGIDDPSEAMRDDTLREVGNVILVGVLGAMGTVLGLHVVYQPLTTAKSLDPLLAVADACNTVTLYVRAHFALERFQVTGDIMVVLAQEGFDALMAAIDAKILEING, encoded by the coding sequence ATGACAGCTGCCATCAGTCTCGAAGCGCGCATGGATCTGTTAAGCGAGTGCGTCAATATCGGCCTTGGCCGGGCGGCCGAGGCGCTCAATCGCATGTGCGACAGCCACGTGAAGCTCTCGGCCCCGGAAATCCGGATCATGAGCCGCCCGACCCTGACCGCCGCCACGGCCGGACGCTGCCCGAGCCTGTGCGAGGGCGTGTTCCTGCCCTTTGTCGGCCCGATGATGGGCATGACCGCCCTGGCCTTTGCCTACGGCGACGCCGCCAAACTGACCAGCGGCCTGACCGCCGCCATGGGCATCGACGACCCCTCGGAGGCCATGCGCGACGACACCCTGCGCGAGGTCGGCAACGTCATTTTGGTCGGCGTGCTCGGGGCCATGGGCACCGTGCTTGGCCTGCACGTCGTCTACCAGCCCCTGACCACGGCCAAAAGCCTCGACCCGCTCCTGGCCGTGGCCGACGCCTGCAACACCGTGACCCTGTATGTGCGGGCGCACTTTGCCCTGGAGCGTTTCCAGGTCACCGGCGACATCATGGTGGTCCTGGCCCAGGAAGGCTTCGACGCCCTGATGGCCGCCATTGACGCCAAAATCCTGGAAATAAACGGGTAG
- a CDS encoding B12-binding domain-containing radical SAM protein translates to MASIVLLSPTPPDLSAFGVRSLQASLTGAGHDVRLILFPGSIGLSQEDGSFVYRYSDAVIEQALGLTAGADLVGVSFFTNYFDRAVQLTAAVRERLGIPVVWGGVHATVRPIEALEHADFVCRGEGEAALDALAAALATGGSLTDIPGLWTMGQDGVIDNGLAPLVPDLDALPFFDFSGENQYALAPELGRIVPLRPEVLARALPKLPYFGGRLRTAYRTMTDRGCPHSCSYCNVPTVKALFRGGGVPYFRHRSVAHVMAELRDITARYPFIEAIQLFDDTFFSRRLDWLTEFAAVYKKDIGLPLYCQASPTTLDAAKLDVLIDAGLCYVEMGIQTGSPKLREIFGRPEDEATVITGAELLHARRGKLLTPDYHVIIDAPWEDEADLLATVGLLMRLPKPFGLAIASLVYFPETELYRRAKSEGRIGDEETDIYRRPFYIAPRRSYPAFLLYLLTFQHIPARVYAALASPGLVRFFSRLNPVWLYKAAYVLGEGLRLAAKGANALGHGDLGRITAFVRRTLRHDPTVAGRMG, encoded by the coding sequence GTGGCCAGCATTGTCCTTTTGTCGCCGACGCCGCCGGACCTCTCGGCCTTTGGCGTGCGCAGCCTGCAAGCGAGTCTGACCGGGGCCGGCCACGACGTGCGGTTGATCCTCTTTCCCGGCAGCATCGGCCTGTCCCAGGAGGACGGGTCTTTCGTCTACCGCTATTCCGACGCGGTCATCGAGCAGGCCCTTGGCCTCACGGCCGGGGCCGATCTGGTCGGCGTGTCGTTTTTCACCAATTATTTTGACCGGGCCGTGCAGCTGACCGCCGCAGTGCGCGAGCGTCTGGGCATCCCGGTCGTCTGGGGCGGCGTCCACGCCACGGTGCGCCCCATCGAGGCCCTTGAGCACGCCGATTTCGTCTGCCGGGGCGAGGGCGAGGCCGCCCTGGACGCCCTGGCCGCAGCCCTGGCAACCGGCGGCAGCCTGACCGACATTCCGGGCCTGTGGACCATGGGCCAGGACGGGGTGATCGACAACGGTCTGGCTCCCCTGGTCCCTGATCTCGACGCCCTGCCCTTTTTCGATTTCAGCGGCGAAAATCAGTACGCCCTGGCCCCGGAACTCGGGCGCATCGTGCCGCTTCGCCCCGAAGTGCTGGCCCGGGCGCTCCCAAAGCTCCCGTATTTCGGCGGCCGGCTGCGTACGGCCTATCGCACCATGACCGACCGAGGCTGTCCGCACAGTTGCTCCTATTGCAACGTGCCGACGGTCAAGGCGCTTTTTCGCGGTGGCGGCGTGCCGTATTTCCGCCACCGAAGCGTGGCCCACGTCATGGCCGAACTGCGGGACATCACCGCCCGCTATCCGTTCATTGAAGCGATCCAGCTGTTCGACGACACCTTTTTTTCCCGCCGTCTCGACTGGCTGACCGAATTTGCCGCCGTCTATAAGAAGGACATCGGCCTGCCGCTCTACTGCCAGGCTTCGCCAACGACCCTTGATGCGGCCAAGCTCGATGTACTTATCGACGCGGGCCTTTGCTACGTGGAAATGGGCATCCAGACCGGCAGCCCCAAGCTGCGCGAAATTTTCGGCCGCCCCGAAGACGAAGCCACGGTCATAACCGGGGCCGAACTCTTGCACGCCCGCCGGGGAAAACTCCTCACCCCGGACTACCACGTCATCATCGACGCGCCCTGGGAAGACGAGGCCGATCTACTGGCCACCGTCGGCCTGCTTATGCGTCTGCCCAAACCCTTCGGGCTGGCCATCGCCAGTCTGGTCTATTTCCCGGAAACCGAACTCTACCGCCGGGCCAAGTCCGAAGGCCGCATTGGTGATGAGGAAACGGACATCTACCGCCGCCCGTTTTACATCGCGCCCCGGCGTAGCTACCCGGCCTTCCTGCTCTATCTCTTGACCTTCCAGCACATCCCGGCCCGGGTGTATGCCGCCCTGGCCTCGCCGGGCCTAGTGCGCTTTTTTAGCCGCCTAAATCCCGTCTGGCTCTACAAGGCCGCCTACGTGCTCGGCGAAGGCCTGCGTCTGGCCGCCAAAGGGGCAAACGCCCTTGGGCACGGCGACCTGGGCCGCATCACCGCCTTTGTGCGCCGCACGCTTCGCCACGACCCGACCGTGGCCGGGCGCATGGGGTAA
- a CDS encoding glycosyltransferase family 4 protein, with translation MKETPPINGCLTAEMRLAWHLRDDIRAELRRVGLTQETDFLIWWLTSAWREFPAVATAARPQDVALVNVALFPAMGGDDVPITRLMDFVWRFRSRDTAAYDHDTPAGRAAFVAWFYASAVPEMDLFYLLDARQQAWLFEPVTPSLPPLGLPLPRLARLTWASRPDVRPAFDPATPEGALSLLAWYVLHGAVEMRHTGPLAWTPPLPLAADMPELPGLTRQAFLAWFSDEEARSAYDPARAEQRPAIMAWARALPSPAIPPIQGLATAVVGCRPATPPRHRFGVNIIGYARGELGIGEDSRMCAESLAAAGVPFSVVNIKTGPGTRQADTWLDACISDELPYPVNIFCLTGLDTTRLWLERGAELFAGRVNIGYWPWELPGWPEAMADAYRLVDELWLSTVYTRDAFATTAPVPCRVMPMAVTVDRLTPIARSRFGLPEDRFLFLYVFDANSYLTRKNPLAAVAAFREAFPGGHEPVGLVLKTMNPRAEDPRWRTLAAAAAADRRITILADTLDRGEALGLFAACDAYVSPHRAEGFGRTLAEAMLLGKPVIATGHSGNADFLTPETGFPVAYRLVPVGPGEYPFGQGMLWAEPDRAELARTMRLVVAQPGLARQRTQAGRDLIASRHAPQAVGAAYQERLRQLAGLP, from the coding sequence ATGAAAGAGACCCCCCCCATTAACGGGTGCCTGACTGCGGAAATGCGGTTGGCCTGGCATCTGCGCGATGATATCCGGGCCGAACTGCGTCGGGTCGGCCTGACCCAGGAGACGGATTTTCTGATCTGGTGGTTGACCAGCGCCTGGCGGGAATTCCCGGCCGTAGCAACGGCGGCCCGGCCGCAAGACGTGGCCCTGGTCAATGTCGCTCTTTTCCCGGCGATGGGCGGCGATGACGTCCCCATTACCCGGCTGATGGATTTTGTCTGGCGCTTTCGCAGCCGCGACACCGCAGCCTATGACCACGACACCCCCGCCGGCCGGGCAGCTTTTGTCGCCTGGTTCTACGCCAGCGCGGTACCGGAAATGGATCTTTTTTATCTCCTCGACGCCCGGCAACAGGCCTGGTTGTTCGAGCCGGTCACGCCGTCGCTGCCGCCGCTCGGTCTGCCGCTGCCGCGCCTCGCCCGGCTGACCTGGGCCTCCCGGCCTGATGTCAGGCCGGCCTTTGATCCGGCCACGCCCGAAGGGGCGCTTAGCCTGCTGGCTTGGTATGTGCTCCACGGCGCAGTCGAAATGCGCCACACCGGCCCCCTGGCCTGGACCCCGCCCCTGCCCCTTGCCGCTGACATGCCCGAGCTGCCGGGCCTGACCCGGCAGGCCTTTCTGGCCTGGTTTTCTGACGAAGAGGCCCGAAGCGCCTACGATCCGGCCCGGGCCGAACAGCGTCCGGCCATCATGGCCTGGGCGCGGGCTCTGCCGTCGCCGGCCATTCCGCCAATCCAGGGCCTCGCCACGGCTGTCGTCGGTTGCCGGCCGGCCACGCCCCCGCGCCATCGGTTTGGCGTCAACATCATTGGCTACGCCCGGGGGGAACTCGGCATCGGCGAGGATTCGCGCATGTGCGCCGAGTCCCTGGCCGCAGCCGGTGTGCCCTTTTCCGTGGTCAACATCAAAACCGGCCCAGGAACCCGGCAGGCGGATACCTGGCTTGACGCCTGCATCAGTGATGAGCTGCCCTATCCGGTCAATATTTTTTGTTTAACCGGCCTGGACACGACCCGGCTGTGGCTGGAGCGCGGCGCCGAACTCTTCGCCGGGCGCGTCAACATCGGCTATTGGCCCTGGGAATTGCCCGGCTGGCCCGAGGCCATGGCCGACGCCTACCGGTTGGTGGACGAATTGTGGCTGTCCACGGTCTATACCCGGGACGCCTTTGCCACCACCGCCCCGGTCCCCTGTCGCGTCATGCCCATGGCCGTGACCGTGGACCGCCTGACGCCGATCGCCCGCTCCCGGTTCGGCCTGCCCGAAGACCGGTTTTTGTTTCTCTATGTCTTTGACGCCAATTCCTATCTCACCCGGAAAAACCCGTTAGCCGCCGTGGCCGCCTTCCGGGAGGCCTTTCCCGGCGGACACGAGCCGGTGGGGCTGGTGCTCAAAACCATGAATCCCCGGGCCGAGGATCCGCGCTGGCGCACCCTGGCCGCCGCTGCCGCCGCCGATCGCCGTATCACCATCCTTGCCGACACCCTGGATCGGGGCGAGGCCTTGGGACTCTTTGCCGCCTGCGACGCCTATGTGTCGCCGCACCGGGCCGAGGGGTTCGGCCGGACCCTGGCCGAGGCCATGCTCCTGGGCAAGCCGGTCATCGCCACCGGGCATTCCGGCAACGCCGATTTTCTGACCCCGGAGACAGGCTTCCCGGTGGCCTATCGTCTCGTGCCGGTCGGCCCCGGGGAATATCCCTTTGGCCAGGGGATGCTCTGGGCCGAGCCGGACCGGGCCGAGTTGGCCCGGACCATGCGGCTGGTGGTCGCCCAACCGGGACTGGCCCGACAGCGGACGCAGGCCGGGCGGGACCTGATCGCCAGCCGCCACGCTCCCCAGGCCGTGGGCGCGGCCTATCAGGAGCGGTTGCGGCAGCTGGCCGGCCTGCCATAG